The following are from one region of the Mycetohabitans rhizoxinica HKI 454 genome:
- a CDS encoding oligosaccharide flippase family protein has translation MSSVKKNFLLLMTLQLSTYVVPLLTLPLLTRVLGPEGYGRLAFALAVITYFINFTNYSFDLTATPRIALARENRAERSRVFWATFLAQVAITMAGFVILLALTFIVERFALDRTLLIIGFGMTVGAALTPSWYFQGVENLRTMSLLLFASRALSVPAMFLLVRERSDVTLAMVVNAAVPLGSGIAIFVYMCIRREVEFVRVSITDIVDALAGGWQVFLASTSVAFYASTNTVLLGFVSGNVAAGYFAAGDKLIRAAISMLQPMKAAAYPHISYLMHHAREDAMTFLRKLFMVQGAMVLTISLCIFFGAPLAVRILYGATYEPTIGVLRWMAFIPFMAGMTDLFGVQTMLPLGMKTAFSRVLISSGFLNVALLPLLAKWFAEQGAAAAVLVAESAVATALAYVLYVQGVSLIGRAAPRQ, from the coding sequence ATGTCGTCCGTAAAGAAGAACTTCCTGTTGTTGATGACGCTGCAGTTGTCGACCTACGTCGTACCGCTACTTACGCTGCCGCTGCTCACCCGCGTACTTGGCCCCGAGGGATACGGCCGGCTGGCGTTCGCGTTGGCTGTCATCACCTACTTCATCAATTTCACCAATTACAGCTTCGACCTCACCGCCACGCCACGCATCGCGCTCGCACGCGAAAACCGCGCCGAGCGCTCGCGCGTGTTTTGGGCGACCTTTCTCGCGCAGGTCGCGATTACCATGGCCGGATTCGTCATCCTGCTCGCGTTGACCTTCATTGTCGAGCGCTTCGCTCTTGACCGCACGCTGCTGATCATCGGCTTCGGCATGACTGTCGGCGCCGCGCTCACGCCGAGTTGGTACTTTCAAGGCGTGGAGAACCTGCGCACGATGAGCCTGCTGCTGTTCGCCAGCCGCGCGCTCAGCGTCCCCGCGATGTTCCTACTTGTGCGCGAGCGCTCCGACGTCACGCTCGCAATGGTCGTCAATGCCGCCGTGCCGCTTGGCTCCGGCATCGCGATCTTCGTCTATATGTGCATCCGACGCGAGGTTGAATTCGTTCGGGTGAGCATCACGGACATCGTCGATGCGCTGGCCGGCGGTTGGCAAGTCTTTCTTGCGTCGACGTCGGTCGCATTCTATGCATCGACCAATACCGTGTTGCTTGGTTTCGTCTCAGGCAACGTCGCCGCCGGCTATTTCGCCGCGGGCGACAAGCTGATTCGCGCCGCGATCAGCATGTTGCAGCCGATGAAAGCCGCTGCATACCCGCACATTAGCTACCTAATGCACCATGCGCGTGAGGATGCGATGACCTTCCTGCGCAAGTTGTTCATGGTCCAAGGTGCGATGGTGTTGACGATCTCACTCTGCATCTTCTTCGGCGCGCCGCTCGCCGTGCGCATTCTGTACGGCGCGACCTACGAGCCGACGATCGGCGTGCTGCGCTGGATGGCATTCATTCCATTTATGGCGGGGATGACGGACCTGTTCGGCGTGCAAACGATGCTGCCTCTGGGTATGAAGACCGCGTTCAGCCGCGTGCTGATTTCCTCCGGTTTCCTCAACGTCGCCTTGCTACCGTTGCTTGCGAAGTGGTTCGCTGAACAAGGCGCGGCGGCCGCGGTACTGGTCGCCGAGAGCGCGGTGGCCACCGCGCTGGCCTACGTTCTTTATGTCCAAGGCGTGTCGCTAATTGGACGGGCGGCGCCACGGCAATAG
- a CDS encoding acyltransferase family protein, which translates to MANPPENGRLDHIDAMRAIAVLFVIWTHYAELLAPLAGSQHGLDALQRSVNFGRIGVVIFFGISGMLIPNSLRGSIADGTRTFLIRRFMRLYPAFWLSVPLGYLTYWTLFQQKMSSIGILVNLTMIPTAFGFDTIMGHYWTLETELYFYLLCLVLFWSGLLHQMRALVTASAALGILFVLTTAWHVIPNNALGQYKGMLYHLSIMFWGAVFRKAYDEPNAILPIWPRRRSIPALSMTYRGVLIALTTLIALIAVVIAIYTLRRHDYAHVSSSIGYLVGIALFASFATLFKIHHPSFAWLGKISYSVYLLHGIPLYLVFWLCRHYQWTGAPLGVYMLAPLAPAIALSWLSFKFCEAPSIRAGHALTCACQTRLTERARPATARSQRF; encoded by the coding sequence ATGGCAAACCCTCCAGAAAATGGCCGTTTAGACCACATCGACGCGATGCGCGCTATCGCGGTATTATTTGTTATCTGGACGCACTATGCTGAACTACTTGCCCCGCTGGCGGGATCTCAACATGGGTTGGACGCACTACAGCGTTCGGTCAACTTCGGGCGCATCGGTGTCGTGATTTTTTTTGGAATCAGCGGGATGCTGATTCCAAACAGCCTGCGGGGCAGCATCGCCGATGGTACGCGCACATTTTTGATACGCCGTTTCATGCGGCTGTACCCCGCATTCTGGCTTTCGGTACCACTTGGCTATCTTACGTACTGGACGCTGTTCCAACAAAAGATGAGCAGCATCGGCATTCTCGTCAACTTGACGATGATCCCAACGGCATTCGGCTTCGACACCATCATGGGCCACTACTGGACATTGGAAACTGAATTGTATTTCTATCTTTTATGTCTAGTTTTGTTCTGGAGTGGCTTGCTGCATCAAATGCGTGCACTCGTTACCGCCAGCGCGGCACTAGGCATACTGTTCGTCTTGACCACTGCATGGCATGTTATTCCTAATAATGCATTGGGGCAGTACAAGGGCATGTTGTATCATTTGTCAATCATGTTCTGGGGAGCAGTATTTCGCAAGGCGTACGACGAACCCAACGCAATCTTGCCTATCTGGCCACGCAGACGCTCTATCCCTGCGTTGTCGATGACCTACCGTGGCGTATTGATTGCGTTGACCACACTGATCGCTTTAATTGCAGTGGTAATCGCTATCTATACTCTTCGGCGCCATGACTATGCGCACGTTTCGTCGTCAATCGGCTACCTCGTCGGCATCGCGTTGTTCGCCAGCTTCGCCACCCTATTCAAGATCCATCACCCGTCATTTGCGTGGCTAGGCAAAATCAGCTACTCCGTGTACCTATTGCATGGAATACCGCTATATCTTGTGTTCTGGCTGTGTCGGCATTATCAGTGGACCGGCGCGCCGCTTGGCGTCTATATGCTTGCTCCATTGGCACCGGCAATCGCACTGTCCTGGCTAAGCTTCAAATTTTGCGAAGCGCCTAGCATCCGTGCGGGACATGCGCTAACCTGTGCATGCCAGACCCGTTTAACGGAGCGGGCCCGACCGGCTACAGCACGTTCGCAACGCTTCTGA
- a CDS encoding glycosyl hydrolase codes for MISKKSNSSKSPSHCASNIDLGSQGSAKDTLCVRREFLRTLVATAGTMALGVCASSEVGAASFERTRRWSSSGATSLDSAASALSATSTTPVSVTTSSAAATSSSMSSNSYNAVSSGFFGINGHINSGNAYGTAFATQIAYMRDLGVSNVRQDVWNTMGAKNIASFVDALRGTGISVSVVITPKLFNTDEASAYSNSFQLAYSIASILKGKVLLYECGNEMEIGFVSRGGNFRTDYRVTPYFIYRGMIRGMIDGVRAADPRAAVAVTAGWLHFGILQMLADGTDPQGGTSGPRVNWDVTSWHWYSDMGDITNANGINVLQELTRRFRRPIWISEYGYRPYGQSENTLLNAQASYLATQMQEFVKLKSQYSLLQSVQLYELFDMSADDGYGLIKSDAVTKKPAYSVVKEIIARGRV; via the coding sequence ATGATTTCGAAGAAGAGCAATTCATCTAAAAGTCCCTCTCACTGCGCCTCAAACATCGATTTGGGCTCCCAAGGCAGTGCGAAAGACACGCTATGTGTGCGACGTGAATTCCTTCGCACACTGGTTGCTACAGCCGGAACGATGGCGCTGGGAGTGTGTGCAAGTAGCGAGGTCGGAGCTGCTAGCTTCGAGCGTACGCGCCGCTGGTCCAGCAGCGGCGCGACTTCGTTAGATTCAGCCGCATCGGCTTTGAGTGCTACTAGTACTACACCCGTCAGTGTGACGACATCCAGTGCCGCGGCAACCTCCAGTTCCATGTCGTCGAACAGCTACAATGCAGTGTCGTCCGGGTTCTTCGGAATCAACGGACACATTAATTCGGGTAATGCGTATGGCACGGCGTTTGCCACGCAGATAGCCTACATGCGCGATCTTGGGGTTTCGAATGTTCGCCAAGATGTTTGGAATACGATGGGGGCAAAGAACATTGCCTCTTTTGTTGACGCACTGAGGGGTACCGGCATTAGTGTCTCAGTGGTGATCACCCCAAAGCTATTCAATACCGATGAGGCTTCTGCGTACAGCAATAGCTTTCAACTCGCATACTCCATCGCAAGTATTTTAAAGGGTAAGGTACTGTTGTATGAGTGCGGTAACGAAATGGAAATCGGTTTCGTATCCCGTGGCGGCAACTTTCGCACCGACTACCGAGTGACGCCGTACTTTATTTACCGCGGGATGATACGCGGCATGATCGATGGCGTACGCGCCGCGGATCCCCGCGCAGCAGTGGCCGTTACCGCCGGGTGGTTACACTTCGGTATTTTGCAAATGCTGGCCGACGGCACGGATCCCCAAGGTGGAACGAGTGGGCCACGCGTTAATTGGGATGTCACCTCCTGGCACTGGTATAGCGATATGGGAGACATCACGAATGCGAACGGTATCAATGTGCTTCAAGAGTTGACGCGGCGCTTCCGGCGACCGATCTGGATTTCCGAGTATGGCTATCGACCGTATGGTCAGTCCGAGAACACGCTGCTTAATGCACAAGCGAGCTACCTGGCCACTCAAATGCAGGAATTCGTCAAGCTCAAGTCGCAGTACAGTTTGCTGCAGTCGGTCCAGTTGTATGAGTTGTTCGACATGTCGGCTGACGATGGCTATGGCTTGATCAAGTCGGATGCTGTCACGAAAAAGCCAGCCTATAGCGTGGTCAAAGAAATCATCGCCCGCGGCAGGGTGTAG
- the ldcA gene encoding muramoyltetrapeptide carboxypeptidase, whose protein sequence is MRPRTIELIAPCGYPQDPQAVARALARWVDAGHHIQGIDTTERRFQRFAGTDAQRAADLNRLADPARALPDIVLAVRGGYGAIRLLHGLDYAGLQRRLAGEPIAICGHSDFTAIQMALLAHSGLITFGGPMLSGNFGAPILSEFTVEHFWAAISNAEFTIGELTPQPDDVDLRGTLWGGNLAMIAALAGTPYLPNIDAGILFVEDVNEHPFRVERMLYQLHLAGILPRQQALVLGDFTGAQLSEYDNGYDFDAMVEQIRALIGIPVITGLRFGHGADTVTLPVGVPAQLKAGANGFTLTISGHPTLAE, encoded by the coding sequence ATGAGGCCCCGTACGATCGAACTGATTGCCCCCTGCGGCTATCCGCAGGATCCACAAGCCGTTGCCCGGGCGCTGGCGCGTTGGGTCGATGCCGGCCATCACATCCAGGGCATCGATACGACCGAGCGGCGCTTCCAGCGCTTCGCGGGCACCGATGCGCAACGCGCCGCGGACCTGAATCGGCTCGCTGATCCTGCGCGGGCGCTGCCGGACATCGTGCTGGCCGTGCGTGGCGGCTATGGCGCGATCCGGTTGCTGCATGGACTGGACTATGCAGGATTGCAACGCCGGCTGGCCGGCGAGCCGATCGCGATCTGTGGCCATAGTGACTTCACCGCGATTCAGATGGCGTTGCTCGCGCACAGTGGCCTCATTACGTTCGGCGGCCCGATGCTGAGCGGCAACTTCGGCGCGCCGATATTGAGCGAATTCACAGTCGAGCATTTTTGGGCGGCGATCAGCAACGCGGAGTTCACGATTGGTGAGCTGACGCCACAGCCCGACGACGTCGACCTGCGCGGCACGTTGTGGGGTGGCAATCTCGCGATGATCGCCGCGCTGGCTGGTACGCCATACTTGCCGAACATCGACGCGGGCATTTTGTTTGTTGAGGACGTCAACGAGCATCCATTCCGCGTCGAGCGGATGCTGTACCAATTGCATCTGGCCGGCATCCTGCCGCGTCAACAGGCGCTGGTGCTCGGTGACTTCACCGGGGCGCAGTTGTCGGAGTATGACAATGGCTATGATTTTGACGCGATGGTCGAGCAGATCCGCGCGCTGATCGGTATTCCGGTGATAACTGGGCTGCGCTTTGGCCACGGCGCGGATACCGTGACGCTGCCCGTGGGCGTGCCCGCGCAATTGAAAGCCGGCGCTAACGGCTTTACGCTGACAATCAGCGGCCATCCAACCCTGGCGGAATAA
- the tadA gene encoding tRNA adenosine(34) deaminase TadA, whose product MRNSGLLDAGPLARDLHFMALARAAARRAYAIGEVPVGAVVVRGDEVIAQGFNQPISTHDPSAHAEMVALRAAAQSLSNYRMPGCELYVTLEPCLMCAGAIMHARIARVVFGAHDPKTGACGSVVDVFSQPRLNHHTSVVGGVLADECSHELSQFFVERRRQLRTSRTLGDAS is encoded by the coding sequence ATGCGCAACAGCGGTTTACTTGACGCGGGCCCGTTAGCCCGGGATCTGCATTTCATGGCGTTAGCGCGCGCCGCCGCCCGCCGCGCTTATGCAATTGGCGAAGTGCCGGTAGGCGCCGTGGTCGTGCGGGGCGACGAGGTGATTGCGCAGGGCTTCAATCAGCCGATCAGCACTCACGACCCGTCCGCGCATGCGGAGATGGTCGCGCTGCGAGCGGCTGCACAGTCGTTATCCAACTATCGGATGCCGGGCTGCGAATTGTACGTAACGCTCGAGCCATGCCTGATGTGTGCCGGCGCGATCATGCATGCACGCATCGCTCGAGTGGTGTTCGGCGCGCATGATCCGAAGACCGGCGCGTGCGGCAGTGTAGTCGACGTATTTTCACAGCCACGGTTGAATCATCACACGAGCGTTGTCGGCGGCGTACTGGCCGATGAATGCTCGCACGAGTTGAGTCAGTTCTTCGTCGAGCGCCGTCGGCAGTTGCGCACGTCGCGTACACTCGGCGACGCAAGTTGA
- a CDS encoding DUF1992 domain-containing protein, giving the protein MKLLDALVEQRIAAAAARSEFDDLPGSGRALQLDDDLLVPHEVRVANRILKNAGFVPPGVEHLRALRELEHALCECDMGPQCPAHDGPPPDRAEQRRLRAKWLALTMALESLRGGPMVVPHEYCRRVAERLAGCGGAVVPAATD; this is encoded by the coding sequence ATGAAACTGCTCGACGCGCTGGTTGAACAGCGCATCGCTGCCGCGGCCGCGCGGAGTGAATTCGACGATTTGCCCGGCAGCGGGCGGGCGCTGCAACTCGACGACGATTTGCTTGTGCCGCATGAGGTTCGTGTGGCGAACCGGATTTTGAAAAACGCCGGCTTTGTGCCGCCGGGCGTCGAGCATTTGCGTGCGCTACGCGAACTGGAGCATGCGTTGTGCGAATGCGACATGGGCCCTCAGTGCCCGGCACACGATGGGCCGCCGCCGGATCGCGCGGAACAGCGTCGCCTGCGGGCGAAGTGGCTGGCGCTGACTATGGCGCTCGAATCGCTGCGTGGCGGGCCGATGGTGGTGCCACACGAGTATTGCCGCCGTGTCGCTGAGCGCCTGGCCGGCTGTGGTGGCGCCGTCGTGCCAGCAGCGACTGACTGA
- a CDS encoding squalene/phytoene synthase family protein — protein MRDPARSFLLGPLLKGVSRSFYLTLRVLPAGMRDPVGLAYLLARAADTIADTPLIEPALRLRMLLTLRAHVNDAEHDRGPLREMARQLAAQHQQSDERRLLESLEPALAILQQLAERDREAVRGIVSTLTRGMEFDLTTFAHERSGQMVALRAWHELDQYTYMVAGCVGAFWTEMTYMHLPRVLHGDPVAMSARGVRFGKALQLTNVLRDCAKDLRIGRCYLPSTMLERYGLTPRDLLSAEAAGRARPVMLELVRHALDQFRDAIDYTLAIRRSAPRLRLACLWPIVIGLKTLLLLVNSANWLVPEPAAKVRRQQVYGVIVTSIALVGSNTLLRAWLERLIAAIECRLHCTSREGG, from the coding sequence ATGCGCGATCCGGCGCGCTCTTTCCTGCTCGGTCCGCTACTCAAGGGGGTGTCCCGCTCGTTCTACTTGACGCTGCGCGTGCTGCCCGCCGGCATGCGCGACCCAGTTGGCCTGGCGTATCTGCTGGCGCGCGCCGCCGACACGATCGCAGACACGCCGCTGATCGAGCCCGCGCTGCGGCTGCGGATGCTATTGACGCTGCGTGCGCACGTGAATGACGCCGAACACGATCGCGGGCCGCTGCGCGAGATGGCTAGGCAGTTGGCCGCGCAACACCAACAGTCCGACGAGCGGCGGCTGCTGGAATCGCTCGAGCCGGCGCTGGCGATCCTACAGCAGTTGGCCGAGCGCGATCGCGAGGCGGTCCGTGGCATTGTGTCGACGCTCACGCGCGGCATGGAGTTCGATTTGACCACATTTGCGCACGAGCGCTCCGGGCAGATGGTGGCGTTACGGGCATGGCACGAACTGGATCAGTACACCTACATGGTCGCCGGCTGCGTCGGCGCGTTCTGGACGGAGATGACCTATATGCATCTGCCGCGTGTGCTGCACGGTGACCCCGTGGCGATGTCAGCGCGCGGCGTGCGTTTTGGCAAGGCACTGCAGCTGACGAACGTGCTGCGCGATTGCGCTAAAGACTTGCGGATTGGCCGCTGCTACTTGCCGTCCACGATGCTCGAGCGGTACGGTTTGACGCCGCGGGACCTGTTGTCCGCCGAGGCGGCAGGCCGGGCGCGCCCGGTGATGCTGGAACTTGTACGCCATGCGCTGGACCAGTTCCGCGACGCAATCGACTATACGCTGGCGATTCGCCGTTCGGCGCCGCGCCTGAGGCTGGCATGCTTGTGGCCGATCGTCATTGGCTTGAAAACGCTGCTGTTGCTAGTGAACAGCGCGAACTGGCTGGTGCCGGAGCCGGCCGCCAAGGTTCGGCGCCAGCAGGTGTACGGCGTTATCGTCACCTCGATCGCGCTCGTCGGGTCCAATACGCTGCTGCGCGCGTGGCTGGAGCGGTTGATCGCTGCAATAGAGTGCCGGCTCCATTGCACTTCGCGCGAGGGCGGCTGA
- a CDS encoding CoA-acylating methylmalonate-semialdehyde dehydrogenase, translated as MNSAIASTSLEVTTVKLLIDGQFVESQSTEWRDIINPATQQVIGRVPFATDDEVKAAVAAAQRAFATWKHTSIGTRMRIMLKFQELIRLHMERIAHTLTAEQGKTLPDAQGDIFRGLEVVEHACSIGTLQLGEFAENVASGVDTYTLRQPIGVCAGITPFNFPAMIPLWMFPMAIVCGNTFVLKPSEQDPLSAMELVELALEAGVPAGVLNVVHGGKQVVDALCTHPDIKAISFVGSTQVGTHVYNLGSQHGKRVQSMMGAKNHAVVLPDANREQTINALVGAGFGAAGQRCMATSVVVFVGESRDWLPELVEKAKTLKVNAGHEPGTDVGPVISAAAKARIVGLIESGIKEGATLLLDGRGVRVPGYEQGNFVGPTIFSSVKTDMSIYQQEIFGPVIVVLEAATLDDAIALVNRNPMGNGVGLFTQSGAAARKFQSEIDAGQVGINIPIPVPVPFFSFTGSRGSKLGDLGPYGKQVVQFYTQTKTVTARWFDDAPGTGVNTTIALR; from the coding sequence ATGAATTCCGCCATAGCTTCCACCTCGCTTGAGGTGACCACCGTCAAGTTGTTGATCGACGGGCAGTTCGTCGAATCGCAGTCCACCGAGTGGCGCGATATCATCAATCCTGCCACGCAGCAGGTCATCGGCCGCGTGCCATTCGCCACCGATGACGAGGTAAAGGCGGCGGTAGCCGCCGCGCAGCGTGCCTTCGCGACGTGGAAACACACGTCAATCGGAACTCGCATGCGGATCATGCTGAAGTTCCAAGAGTTGATTCGCCTGCATATGGAGCGCATTGCGCACACGCTGACGGCAGAGCAGGGCAAAACGTTGCCGGACGCACAGGGCGATATTTTTCGTGGCCTGGAAGTCGTTGAGCATGCATGCTCGATCGGCACGCTGCAGCTCGGCGAGTTTGCCGAGAACGTGGCTAGCGGCGTTGACACCTATACGTTACGGCAGCCCATCGGCGTGTGCGCGGGCATCACGCCGTTCAATTTCCCTGCGATGATCCCGTTGTGGATGTTTCCGATGGCGATCGTTTGCGGCAATACGTTCGTGCTGAAACCGTCCGAGCAGGATCCGTTGTCGGCGATGGAACTGGTCGAGCTGGCACTCGAGGCCGGCGTGCCGGCCGGTGTGCTCAATGTCGTGCACGGGGGCAAGCAGGTGGTTGACGCGCTGTGCACGCATCCGGACATTAAGGCGATATCGTTCGTCGGTTCCACGCAGGTGGGCACACACGTATACAACCTCGGCAGCCAGCATGGCAAGCGCGTGCAGTCGATGATGGGCGCCAAGAACCACGCGGTCGTGCTGCCGGACGCCAATCGTGAGCAGACGATTAATGCATTGGTTGGGGCCGGGTTTGGCGCCGCAGGCCAACGCTGCATGGCGACCTCGGTGGTGGTGTTCGTTGGCGAGTCGCGCGATTGGTTGCCTGAGCTGGTGGAGAAGGCAAAGACGCTAAAAGTGAACGCCGGCCATGAGCCGGGAACCGATGTCGGGCCCGTGATTTCGGCGGCAGCTAAGGCGCGGATCGTCGGCTTGATCGAATCGGGCATCAAGGAGGGTGCGACGCTGCTACTGGACGGTCGTGGCGTGCGAGTGCCGGGCTATGAGCAGGGTAACTTTGTCGGTCCGACGATTTTCTCAAGCGTTAAGACCGACATGTCGATCTACCAGCAGGAAATTTTCGGCCCGGTAATCGTGGTGCTGGAAGCCGCCACCCTCGATGACGCCATTGCGCTGGTGAACCGCAACCCGATGGGTAATGGCGTGGGGTTATTCACGCAAAGCGGCGCCGCGGCGCGCAAATTCCAGAGCGAGATCGACGCCGGACAGGTCGGCATCAACATCCCAATACCGGTGCCTGTGCCATTCTTTAGCTTTACCGGTTCGCGCGGCTCAAAGCTGGGCGACTTGGGCCCATACGGTAAGCAGGTCGTGCAGTTCTACACGCAAACCAAGACCGTGACCGCGCGCTGGTTCGACGACGCACCGGGCACTGGGGTCAATACGACGATCGCTTTACGCTGA
- a CDS encoding helix-turn-helix domain-containing protein produces the protein MAEAKADVIRQALQRHDGNVSATARPKPGHLARDAAPKTTRS, from the coding sequence CTGGCCGAAGCGAAAGCCGATGTGATCAGGCAGGCACTCCAGCGTCACGACGGCAACGTGTCGGCGACCGCCCGCCCGAAGCCTGGGCATCTCGCGCGCGACGCTGCACCGAAAACTACGAGGTCGTAG
- a CDS encoding cryptochrome/photolyase family protein produces the protein MPPSSPPCSLPPVVVWFRDDQRLADNPALEYATATGHPVVCVYVHDPAPRNTRPPGAAGRWWLHESLRALNAALVALGGELTVLHGSESQAIEAFAVAIGAIKVCWNRRYSAPQRETDTAIKTALKERGIAVFTFNGHLLREPWAVATRDGRPFQVFSAYWRAARHQYSPEAPQPAPQRINFFPVPDNIGVAARVENLSALALQPRTPDWASGLRETWQCGEQAGQTQLDAFLANALTRYASGRDVPAMQATSRLSPYLRFGNLSARQVWHAALSAARVGRHCGDARRTCTASSGVDKFLDELGWREFSYYLLYHCAPLHQVNFKRQFDTMPWRADTADLRAWQHGRTGYPLVDAGMRELWHTGWMHNRVRMVTASFLVKHLLINWREGEAWFWDTLVDADEASNPANWQWVAGSGADAAPYFRIFNPVLQGQKFDPQGAYVRRWVPELARVPSGCVHAPWLAQPAQLASASVRLGQDYPLPVVPHQQARERALKAMEHMRGRESGSADPLA, from the coding sequence ATGCCGCCGTCTTCGCCACCCTGCTCGCTACCACCCGTCGTCGTGTGGTTTCGCGACGATCAACGCCTAGCCGACAATCCCGCGCTCGAATACGCCACTGCCACGGGTCACCCTGTCGTGTGCGTGTATGTTCACGACCCGGCGCCACGCAATACGCGCCCGCCGGGCGCAGCTGGGCGCTGGTGGCTCCATGAATCCTTACGCGCACTCAATGCTGCGCTCGTAGCGCTGGGCGGTGAATTGACCGTCCTTCACGGCTCCGAGTCGCAGGCCATCGAAGCGTTCGCCGTGGCAATCGGCGCGATCAAGGTGTGCTGGAATCGCCGGTATTCGGCACCGCAACGCGAAACCGACACCGCGATCAAGACGGCGCTCAAAGAACGTGGCATTGCGGTTTTCACTTTTAATGGCCACTTGCTGCGAGAGCCGTGGGCCGTGGCCACGCGAGATGGCCGTCCGTTTCAGGTCTTCAGCGCGTACTGGCGCGCCGCGCGCCACCAGTATTCCCCTGAAGCACCGCAGCCCGCACCTCAGCGGATCAACTTCTTTCCCGTGCCGGACAACATCGGCGTGGCGGCGCGCGTGGAAAATCTGTCTGCACTGGCGCTCCAGCCTCGCACCCCCGACTGGGCCAGCGGGCTGCGCGAAACGTGGCAATGCGGCGAACAAGCGGGACAGACGCAACTGGACGCTTTCCTCGCGAATGCGCTGACCCGTTACGCGAGTGGACGCGACGTTCCCGCGATGCAGGCAACCAGTCGGCTCTCTCCGTATCTTCGCTTCGGCAATCTCTCGGCACGGCAAGTATGGCATGCAGCACTGTCTGCTGCGCGCGTCGGGCGCCACTGCGGCGACGCGCGCCGCACGTGCACCGCGAGCAGCGGCGTCGATAAGTTTCTCGATGAGCTGGGCTGGCGCGAGTTCTCATACTATCTGCTCTATCATTGTGCACCGCTGCATCAAGTCAACTTCAAACGGCAATTCGACACGATGCCGTGGCGTGCCGATACCGCGGATCTGCGCGCGTGGCAGCATGGCCGCACCGGCTATCCGCTCGTTGACGCCGGCATGCGCGAGCTATGGCACACAGGTTGGATGCACAATCGCGTGCGTATGGTAACGGCGTCGTTTCTCGTCAAGCATCTGCTCATCAACTGGCGCGAAGGAGAGGCTTGGTTCTGGGACACGCTCGTCGATGCCGACGAAGCCAGCAATCCTGCGAACTGGCAATGGGTGGCCGGCAGTGGCGCGGACGCGGCGCCGTACTTTCGCATTTTCAATCCAGTGCTACAGGGTCAGAAATTTGACCCGCAGGGCGCCTATGTGCGGCGCTGGGTGCCCGAACTCGCGCGCGTGCCGAGTGGATGCGTCCATGCGCCATGGCTCGCGCAACCCGCACAACTGGCGTCTGCGTCGGTTCGGCTGGGTCAGGACTATCCGCTGCCGGTGGTGCCTCACCAGCAAGCACGCGAGCGGGCGCTGAAGGCGATGGAGCACATGCGTGGGCGCGAATCGGGCAGCGCCGACCCGTTGGCATGA